Below is a window of Chryseobacterium indicum DNA.
TGCATTCCCTGATCCCGAACATCTCCGGCTGCAGGATCCTGATAATAGATAACATCAGATTCGTCTTTGCTTCCGTCTTCGTGGTCCACAAGTCCCACTTCAAACATACTTCTCGCAATAACCTGTCTTGCTTCCTTCACTGTTAATCCCACTACATTCGGAATCGCGATATTTCGTAATGGTCCTGAACCGATAACTACATCCACCACAGAGAATCTCGCCAGTTTAGTTTTCGGTTTTACTTCATTTCCGTTATATAAAATTCGGATAACCGCATCTTTCTGAATACTTGGCTCGAAGATAGTGTCTCCAACTTTCAGCCCCACCTGTTCAAGACGCTGGAAAGCAAGACCTGAATATTTATTGATTACATCCGGAACTTCAACTTTAGCCCAGGTTCTTGGATTTACTCTTAACTGGATCGCTCTTCCGTCTTTTACACGAGAACCCGGAACCGGATACACCTGTAAAACCTGAAAAGGTCTGTATTTGGGATCATAGTTAAAACTGTCCACTTCATATTCCAATCCCGAATCATCCAATATTTTGATGGCCTCCTGTACAGATTTATTAACGATATTTGGAACGGGAATTTCCTGACCATGATTGGTGTGATATTCTAACCAACGAAACGTAAGCCAAACCAACCCCACAAAAACACCGATGGCTACGACTAAGTTCAGTAAAACTTTCCAATTGAAAAGTGATTTAAGCATACTTAAAATGACTATAATTAGACAGCAAATATAATTAATAATTTTAGAATGTGCTTTTAATTTAACACATTTCACTTTTGATTTTAAAATTTCAGGTTTTAGGTTTACGCGTTGTATAAAATCATTAAATTTGCCTTAACTGATACTAAACAAAAATGAGCAAAAAACAAGTTGCCGTAGTGATGGGAGGCTATTCAGACGAATATGTTGTATCATTGAAAAGCGGACAATTAATCTATGATTCCTTAGACAGAAATCTTTACGATGTATATAAAGTAGTTATCCTGAAAGATGAATGGTATTTTTTAGGCGAAAATGAGCAGAAATTTCTCATAAACAGAGGCGATTTTTCTGTGACTTTACATGATAATGAAACATTGAAATTTGATGTCTGCTTCAATATCATCCACGGAACACCGGGCGAAAACGGAATTCTTCAGGCATACTGGGACGCGATCGGACAGAAATATACGGGATGCGATTTTTATCAGAGTGCTTTAACATTCAATAAAAAAGATACTTTAGCGGTACTTTCAAAATACGGAATTCCTTCTGCGAAGAGTGTTTATTTAAGAAAAGGAGAAGAAATCAAAGTTGATGAAATTATAGAAACTCTTGGCTTGCCTGTTTTCGTGAAACCCAATCAGTCGGGATCATCTTTGGGGATTTCTAAAGTAAAAGAAAAGGCTGAATTCCTTGCTGCCACTGAAATTGCTTTCAAAGAAGATGATGAAATATTAATTGAAAGTTTTCTTGACGGAATGGAAGTTTCCGTAGGAGTAATCGATTATAAAGGTGAAACAATTGTTCTGGGAATTACAGAAATCGTTCCTACCAACGAATTTTTCGATTATGAAGCCAAATACGAAGGTGCTTCTGAGGAAATTACGCCTGCAAGAATTGACGATAAAACAAGAATCCGCGTAGAAGAAATTGCAAAAAGAGCCTACAATTCTCTTGGGATGAGTGGTTTCTCAAGAAGTGAGTATATTCTGATGGACGGAATTCCTTATATGCTGGAAATGAATACGAACCCCGGATTTTCTCCTGCAAGTATTCTTCCGCAGCAGGCAAAAATCTACGGCATTTCCATTACGGATCTCTGCGGAAACGAGGTTGAAAAAGCATTACACAAAAATTAAAAGGCTGAAAGATGAAGGATAGAAGCCGGAAGTTTATCACTCTATATTTCTCACCTCATCTTTCATAATTTATAACTATAATTTATCACGCATGAAAATTGCTGTTTTTCCGGGGTCATTCGATCCGATTACTTTAGGACATTACGATATCATTGAGAGAGCGGCGCCGCTTTTTGATAAACTGATTATTGCTATCGGGCAGAATTCTCAGAAAAAATATATGTTTCCGCTGGAAAAAAGAATGGAATTCATCCAAAACTCAGTTGCAGAATTCCCAAACGTGGAAGTAGATTATTTTGAAGGTTTAACCGTTGATTACTGCTTCGAAAAAAATGCACAGTACATCATCAGAGGTTTAAGAAATCCTGCTGATTTTGAATTTGAAAAAGCGATTGCCCACACCAACAGAACTTTAGCGCACAAAAAACTGGAAACGGTATTTTTGTTAACGTCTTCAGGAAAATCTTTTATCAGCAGCAGCATTGTAAGAGAAATCATCAATCACGGCGGAGAATATGAGCTTTTGGTTCCGGATTCGGTGAGAGTGCAATTATAAGTAATGGGTAATGGGTAATTAGTAATGGGTAATTTTTACAACTATGGATTTTAATCAGTTATTTAGAGATCGAACTAAAGATTTTTCGATTTCGATCATTAAATCGTTATCACCATTACCTTATTCTGATGATCTTTCAATAATCAGAAAACAAATTATAAGATCAGCAACTTCTGTAGCTGCTAATTACAGAGCAGTTGCGAGAGCAAGATCCGAAAAGGAAAGATTTGCTAAAATCTGCATTGTTGTAGAAGAAATTGATGAAACTCAATTCTGGTTAGAAATAATTGATGAGCTGGAATATTTAGATTCCGGAAAAATCTCAAATTTAAGATCAAAATGTGATGAATTGGTAAAAGTAATGACTGCTTATAAATTTAAATTATCTCAAAATACAACACTGTAATCATATTACTTATTACCGATTACTCATTACCTATAAAACATGCACGAACAGTTCAATTTTGCCATAGAAGTTTTGGGAACGATATCATTTTCGATGTCGGGAAGTTTTGCGGCGATGCAGAAACGGCTCGATCCTTTCGGTGTTCTGATTATAGCTTTTGTAACTTCTGTCGGCGGTGGAACTGTAAGAGATCTTCTGCTTGATATTCCGGTTTTCTGGATGCATGATCTTCTTACGTGTGCATTGATTATCCTGACCAGTATTTTCACCATGATTTTTAAATCTTTTGAAAAAAATTTCAGGGTAACTTTATTTATTTTTGACAGTTTCGGACTGGGATTGTTTACGATTATTGGCGTTCAGAAGGGTTTAAATGCAGATATTCATCCATTAATCTGTATCGGATTGGGAACAATTACAGGTTGTTTCGGTGGAATTATCCGGGATATACTACTCAACAGAATTCCTTTAATTTTCAGGAAAGAAATTTATGCAACCGCCTGCATTGTGGGAGGTTCAGCATTCTTACTGCTGACAAAATTTACGACTTTAACGTATACTATTGTTCAGATTTTTACCATTCTATTAATTGTTTCCATAAGAACTTTAGCGGTGAAATATCATTGGCAGATCCCGAAATTTTACGGGTATGAGAATAATTCTGAGATGTAATGTATGAAAAAATGCCTTTCTTTTTTGTTTTTCTCATTGTTTTTCTCTTGTCAGCATGAGAGTAATTTTGATTTAGAAAAAGATTTATATCAATTTTCAGACAAAATGGAAAATGGTGATACTATTGAAGTAAGTGTAAATCATTCAGCCTGTCTATTTTTATCTCATGAATTGTATACTTTTATCAAACAAAAAGATACTGTATTTCTTCAGACCTACTCGGAAATAAGTTCATTTGAAAAAAGAGAACAGACATTACCCAAAATAGTTTACCATGTAAGCAATAAAAATCAATTGAGCTTTGAGAATTATTTTAAATATTTATCTAAAGAAAATAAACCAAGAACAGAAATAAATTCTGCAATTGTAAGCATTCATTATAAAAACAAAGCTCAAGCAAAATCTTTTTACAGTGATGGTCTGCGAGATAATCTTGAAAAATTAGATCTTTTCGGATTACTCCGTAAGAAAATTTATCCTAATGATACATTCTTCAAATCACCAGAACCTCCTCCTCCACCTCCTAAATTCGCAAAATAAAAAAGCACCTAAAAAAATTAGATGCTTTATTTTTGATCAGTTTATTCATTAAAAGAATTTCCCTCTGTTTCTCATATTCGGGTTATGCATATGTTTCTGCATGGTTGGCATTTTCAACTGCTCCTTCATCATCTTGATCTGGTCGGTCATCATTCCTGCACTGTCTAATCGTTTTGCTTCGTCCAGAAGTTTTTGTCCTTCCTGTTTTCTTCCTTTAGAAATTGCTGCTGCAGCAAGATTTAAAGTTGCCATGGCTCTGTCATGCTTCATGTTAAGACCATATTCCAAAGCTTTTTTCATGAAAGGTTCCACTTTTGTAGGATGATCCTGAGCTTGAGTTAATCCCATTAAATAGTGAAAATAACCATACTGCGTTTTATGAAGCTGGTTTTTGTAATCTGTGATATTTTTAAGCCACTCTCCTGCTTTTTCCATATTCTGCTTTCTTAATTGCCAGAAAGCCAAAAGAATATATTCATTTTTAAAGAAAAGCAGAATAGGTGCTGCAGCCAAAAGGAAAACTACAATTCCCCAACCTTTCTCTCTTGTGAAAATAATCATCCATAGTCCTAAAAGAATAAGAACTGCTGCAACTGCAATTTTTATATATTTATTCATTATTAAATTTTAGAAGTGCAAAGATAAGAAATTTAAGATTCAAAGTTTAAGGTTCAGAGTCTAAAGTTTTGTATTAAATCCTGAACTGAGAACTTTAAACATTAAATTCTTTCAAACGTTTGAAAACAGAAATCATGCTGATTTTTTTCGTCTTTCTCATGGCAGATTTCGTCTGTTTTTTTCCAGATCTTTGGATCGATCTTTGGAAAGAAAGTATCTGCTTGAAGATCTGCTTTTACTAAAGTTACTTCCAGTTTATCAACAATATCCATCGTCTGTTCATAAATTTTCCCGCCTCCGATTATGAAAACTTCTTCATCTATTTTTTTAGCGAATTTTACGGCTTCTTTAATGCTACCGACGATTAAAATTCCTTCTTCGAACCAGTCGGTTTTTCTGGACACAACAATATTGGTACGGTTGGGAAGCGGTTTCCCGATACTTTCATATGTCTTTCTTCCCATGATTACCGGATGCCCCGAAGTGATTTCTTTAAAATGTTTCAGATCTTTCGGAAGATGCCAAAGCAACTGATTTTCAAAACCAATTTCGTTCTTCTCTCCCATTGCCACCACAATTGTTGTCATTCAAATAAATTTTTACAAAATTAGCACATAATTTGTATATTTGGTTAGCACAAAACATATTAAAAAAATTCAAACTATGAAAAATAAAGGTTGTCTGAGCGCAGGAACTATTGGTATCGCTCTACTTATTATTGTCGCAGTTATTTTCTTCTGGGGCAAAAGCGGCTACAACAGCTTTGTAGACAAGGAACAGACCGTAAATGCAAAATGGTCTAACGTAGAGACAGTTTACCAAAAAAGAGCAAATCTGATCCCGAATCTTGAAAGAACGGTAAAATCTTATTCCAAATTCGAGCAGGAAACCTTAACGAAAGTTGTTGAGGCACGTTCTAAAGCAACTTCCATCAACATTGATCCTACCAATATGACCGAGCAGGATGTTGCCAGATTTCAGGCTGCACAGGGAGAATTATCTGGGGCTTTAAGCAGATTGATGGCTGTAGTAGAATCTTATCCTAATTTAAAAGCAGATCAGCAATACATTAATTTCCAGAGAGAATATATCGCGATAGAAAACAGCATCAGAACAGAGACTGTTTATTACAATGATGCCGCGAAAGATTATAATGTATCCATAAAGCAATTCCCGAATAATATTCTGGCGAATTTCACCAACTTTAAAGAAAAACCTTTGTTCAAAGCGGAAGCAGGAGCAGAAAAGGCACCTGAAGTATTCTCGGAATAATGGCAACCAGTTTCTTAACAAATCAGCAGATAGCTTCCCTCGTGGAAGCTATTCAGTCAGCAGAAGAGCATTCTACCGGCGAGATCAGAGTGCATATTGATTCCAATACGGATGAAGACAATGCAAAAATTGCTTTCAAAGTTTTTGAAGAATTGTGCCTGAATAAAACCAAAGAAAGAAATGCGGTGCTTTTTCATGTAAATTTTGAACAAAAATATCTTACGATCATCGGAGATACCGGAATTCATGCAAAAGTAAGCCAGTCTTACTGGGATCATCTGCACGACTATATTACGTCTGAATTTGCCAAAGGAAATTATTATCAGGCTTTAAAAAGCGGAATTCTGGAAACCGGCCTGGAACTAAAAAAATATTTTCCTGTAAAAGGAGAAAACCACAACGAACTTCCTAATGAAATTACGTTCTCTTAAAATAGTTTTTTCATTTTTACTGGTATGCTTTTACACTTTTGTATCGGCACAATATACCATTCCTCCCAAGCCTGACGTTCTGTATCCTGTTTATGACGATGCCAATCTTCTGAAGCAGGAGGAAAAAGATGCGCTTAATAAAAAACTGATCGCATTTGCAGATTCTACCTCTACAGAGATTGAAGTGGTTATTATTCCTTCCACAAAAGGAGAAGACATTAATTTTCTGGCAACGATGTTTGGCGAGAAATGGGGAATCGGAAAAAAAGATGTCGACAACGGGATTGTTTTCCTTATTGCAACCGAAGACCACACCATGTCTATCCAGCAGGGAAGAGCGGTGGAACAATATCTTACCGCATCTGTTGCCGGACAGATATTGGACTATATTGTGACTCCTCATTTTAAGCAAGGCGAATGGTACGAAGGCATTAATGGCGGGACATCGGCAATTATGGAAGCGGTTCAGGGGAAATTTAAACCTTTGAACAACCGTGAAAGCGGAAATGGAGACGGAAGTATTTTTAAAATTATCATCATTGCATTTGTTATCTTCATTATTATTGCCATCCTATTCGGAAACAAAGGAGGAGGAAAAGGCGGCGGAAATTATGACGACGACGATGTAATACTTTCCAGAAGAGGTCGCAGAAATTATCCGGGTGGATTTTTCCCTTTTCCGGGCAGCTTTGGCGGCGGTGGATTTGGTGGTGGAAGTTCCGGAGGCGGAGGCGGCGGTTTTGGAGGCTTCGGCGGAGGCGGAAGTTTCGGAGGCGGCGGTGCTTCCGGAGGATGGTAGAATTTTAGTTTCTGTTTTAAATTTCTCAGTTTTTAAATTGAAATAAACAAATACAATAAATAATCGGTCATTTTGATCGATTTTTTTATTTATCAGCTTTTTAAAATTTTAATACGTTAAAAATCAAACTCATTTATTCCATTTATATCATTAAAAACATCCTTTTTACTATTAAAAAATTATTAAACTGCTACAAAACCCTCCTTTACTTCAAAAATTTTTCATTATATTTACGTAAAACAGGTTTATGAAGAAGACGTTGGTAGTTTTTGCGCATCCTTATTTAGAGCATTCCAACTCGAATGCAGAGCTCATTAATTTCTATGTCCGTCATCAGCATTTTACCCTTCGGGATATTTATGAAGAATATCCTAATTTTCATATTGCCGCTTTCAGGGAAAGAAAAAGAATAAAAAATTACGATCGTTTTATTTTCCAGTTTCCGCTCATCTGGTTCGGAATGCCGCCTTTGTTAAAACTCTGGATCGATGAAGTTTTCGACCGCGACTGGCTTAAAGAAGATCATCACAATCCTTTGGAGGGAAAAGAGGTTTACATTCTGGTAACCACAGGCGGAAAAGAAAGATCGTTCAGCAAGGAAGGAACCTATCAGTTTACCGTAGAGGAGCTGATCAGCGGACTTATCGTATCGCTGAATGTTTTTAAGGCAAACATCAAAAATATCAAAATCGTTTACGAAGCCAACAAGCTCTCAAAAAAAGAAATTATCGTACACAAACAGCAGTTTGTAGAACTTCTCAACCAATAAAAATTTTATGGAAACAAGCTTAGCAATGAACACACTTATTTTCTTAGGCGTAGCCATCATTATGGTTCCGCTGGCAAGAAAATTCGGGCTAAGTTCTGTCATCGGGTATATTGCAGGCGGAATCATCATTGGTCCTTATGTTTTAAAATTAACGGGAAAAGATGTTAACGACATTATGCACGCCAGTGAATTTGGGGTCATCATGCTTTTGTTTTTAGTCGGTCTGGAGCTTGAACCCCGAAAATTCTGGGATATGCGGAAGAAAATTGTCGGACTCGGCTTAACGCAGATGCTTTTAACGATTTCCCTGCTATTTCTCGTATTTATCTGGGCAGGCTGGAAAATCGACAAAGCCATAGCCGTTGCCATGTGTTTTGCGTTATCGTCTACAGCAATTGTGCTGCAGACTTTACAGGAAAAAAACAATTTAAAAACATTAGCCGGAGAAGCTTCATTTTCCACCTTGCTGTTTCAGGATATTGCGGTGATTCCTATTTTGGCGATTCTTCCTTTAATTGCTAATTACAAATCCAGACATCACGATAACGAAATTCAGGTGCTTATACAGACTCTTCCGGAATGGATGCAGTTCGCGACCGTTATTTTGGGAGTGGTTATTTTAATTTTACTGGGGAGGTATGTTTTTGTTCCTTTTTTAAGATATGTCTCGAAATCCGGAATGTCGGAGCTTTTAACGGCCTCTTCCCTATTTCTTGTCATCGGAGTTTCAGAACTGATGGTTGCTATTGGCTTATCTCCCGCTTTAGGAGCTTTCCTTGCAGGAGTCATGTTAGCCAACAGCGAATTCCGCCACGAACTGGAAGCACAGATCGATCCCTTCAAAGGATTACTGCTTGCCGTATTTTTTGTAAGTGTGGGTTCCACAATGAATTTTAACGTCATTCAGAAAGATCCTACTTTTATTTTCACCACCGTTTTCGCAGTTTTAGCCATAAAATTTGTCGTTTTATTTCTTATCGGAAAATTTTTCAAAATAGATACTCCACAGAGCCTGTTTTATGCTTTTGCTCTTTCGCAGGTAGGAGAATTTGCTTTTGTACTGATTAATTATGCTTCAAGTCTTTATCTTTTACCTTCTGAACTGAATGCGCAGATGATGGTTGTAACAGCAATTACCATGTGCATCACACCGTTTCTATTAATTATTAATGATAAACTTATTACTCCGAGATTCATAAAAGAAGTTCCTGATCCCGATAATGATTTTAATATTCTGGACGGTAATATTCAGCAAAAGAAAATTATCATTGTAGGATTCGGACATTTCGGAAGTACGGTGGGAAGACTTTTAAAAGCCAATAAAATTCCGGCTACGGTTTTGGATCGAGATTCTGACCGTGTGAAATTATTGAGAAGCTACGGTTTTAAGGTGTATTACGGAGATGCCACAAAAATTCCTACCTTACGCGCAGCAGGAATTGAGGATGCCGAAATTCTTGTTCTGTGTCTTGATGATCCCGAAGACAATAAATTTGTTGCCGATATCGTAAGAGAAAATTATCCTCAGGTAAAAATCTTTGTTCGTGCCAAAAACAGAATAGATTCTTATGAATATTTAAACAGCGGAATTCATAATATCTACCGTGAAACTCTGGGAACCGCCGTAGATATGGCAGTTGATGTACTTCATGCAACCGGAATGAGGAAATACGCAGCAAGACGTCTTGGACAAAGATTCATGACCATCGACAAAGCTTCCATCCGAAAATTAGCCAAATCGGATCATGATGATGAAATCCATCTTTTTACCACAAAAGAAATCCTCCTGCGAGAGGAGGAATTACTGGCGTATGATAATCTTAATTTTGATAATCAGCAATGGGAAGATTCTTCAAACGACGAAGAGGACGAAGATGAAAATTAATAACTTATGTTTGATTTAAATGAGCAAATCAGTCATCATTTTAACGCTATGACCGCAAAGATTTTATCTCAAACGTTTAATTTTCCGTTCGCAATGGCTTTTCATTCAGCAAAGAATACATTACTGAATAGTTACGCTTCCGCCGCTGCTTTCGTCTTTGGTAATACTGGTAACGTTTCCTTTTTTATAAATCGTAAGACTTCCTCCTGAAGACGCTTCTGCATTGATGGAAGAAGATGCACTGATGTCTACACTTGCACCACTGGAAGATTCTGCTTTCAGATTTTGGATAATAACATCTTTTGCAGAGATACTGCTTCCCGATGAACCACTGATTTTGCCGTTTTTAGATTTACCGGAAAGTTCCAGACTTGCAGCAGATGAAGCATCTACATCAAGATCTACCGCCCAGATTTTTCCGTCGAAATTTCCGCTGCTGTCTATGGAAATAGTAAATTTATTCGCCTCAAGATCTCCGGAAACAGCTCCTGAACTGGAAACCTCAACTTCCATTTTATCCTGTACAAATTTATCCTTCACTTTTATGCTTGCCGCAGAATTGGCATTTAATTTTGAAAAATCTTTTGTGTAAATTCTTGCAGAAACATTGTGAGAATCCATCACACGGATTCCTGATTTATAATGAATATGAAGTTCTCCTCCACTGTTGTCTACGAGAATCTCATCAATAATATTTTTCGGAGCAGAAATGACGACCTTTTCAAAATCAGCTTTTATCACTTCAGCTTCGATCGCCTGTGAAACTTCGATTTCATCAAAATCACCCGTCACTTCTTTATGACTCATCGGTCCGTTGTCTTTCGTTACTACTTTTTCCACCCAGGTTTTCTGTTCGTGGCCGTTATGATGTCGGTCATTTTTATCGCAAGAAGCCAGAAGTGCTATCGCTGAAAAAAGAAAAATAGTCTGTGATCTCATGTTTATTATTTTATGAATTAAGTTTTAAGTATCTTTATACCTTATTAACAACTAATTTATGAAAAATATTACATCGGTATTATTAATTTCTGCATTAGCATTCAACCAATCATGTACAACAATGAAAAACACCGATAGCCAACAGGAAGTTCCAGCTCCGGACGCATCGCTTTCATCGAATCCTTTCATGAAAAAAAGCAAACTTCAGTATGAAGCTCCTGAATTTGATAAAATTAAGAATGAACATTTTAAGCCCGCTTTTGATTTCGGTCTGAAACAGCATGACGCTGAAATTTTAAAAATCGCCAACAATTCTGAAGCACCCACTTTTGAAAACACCATCGTAGCTCTGGAAAAAAGCGGTGAAGTTCTGAAAAGAGCAACCATTGTATTTTCAAATCTTACCAGTGCCAATACAAATCCTACGTTACAGGCACTTGATGAAGAATATGCACCGATCTTTGCTGCCCATTCTGATAAAATGTATCTGAATGAAAATCTTTACAAAAGAATAAAAGCGATTTCTGAAAACGGTTTAGACGCTGAAAGCAAAAGATTATTACAATATTACAAACAGAATTTCGAAATTGCAGGAGCCAATCTTTCTTCTGCGGATAAAGAAAAACTAAAGCAGATCAATCAGGAACTGGCTTCATTGTCTACACAATATTCCAACAAATTGCTTGAAGCGAGAAAGCAGGGAGGCGTTTTCTTTACAGATGTGAAGGAACTGGACGGACTTTCCGCCGATGAAATTGCTGCGGCAGCTTCTGATGCCAAAAATGCAGGAAAACCGGGACAGTATCTTTTAGCATTACAAAACACTACACAACAACCTCTTTTACAGAATCTTAAAAACAGAGCAACGAGAGAAAAACTCTTCAAAGCATCATGGACAAGAGCTGAAAAAGGTGATGGAAACGATACGAGGGAAACCATTGAAAAATTAGCGAAATTAAGACTGAAAAAAGCTCAGGTTTTAGGTAAAAAAAGCTTCGCAGAATGGAAATTGCAGGATCAGATGGCAAAAACACCGGAAGCTGCAACAAAATTAATGAACCAGATTGCGACTCCTGCGGTAGAAACGGCAAGACGTGAGGCAAAAGACATTCAGGATCTGATCGATCAGCAGAAAGGAGGCTTCAAAGTTGAACCATGGGACTGGAATTTTTACGCTGAACAGGTAAGAAAGGCAAAATTTGATCTTGATGAAAGTGAAATCAAGCCTTATTTTGAAATTACAACCGTTTTGGAAAAAG
It encodes the following:
- a CDS encoding LemA family protein; the encoded protein is MKNKGCLSAGTIGIALLIIVAVIFFWGKSGYNSFVDKEQTVNAKWSNVETVYQKRANLIPNLERTVKSYSKFEQETLTKVVEARSKATSINIDPTNMTEQDVARFQAAQGELSGALSRLMAVVESYPNLKADQQYINFQREYIAIENSIRTETVYYNDAAKDYNVSIKQFPNNILANFTNFKEKPLFKAEAGAEKAPEVFSE
- a CDS encoding TPM domain-containing protein, producing the protein MATSFLTNQQIASLVEAIQSAEEHSTGEIRVHIDSNTDEDNAKIAFKVFEELCLNKTKERNAVLFHVNFEQKYLTIIGDTGIHAKVSQSYWDHLHDYITSEFAKGNYYQALKSGILETGLELKKYFPVKGENHNELPNEITFS
- a CDS encoding dihydrofolate reductase yields the protein MTTIVVAMGEKNEIGFENQLLWHLPKDLKHFKEITSGHPVIMGRKTYESIGKPLPNRTNIVVSRKTDWFEEGILIVGSIKEAVKFAKKIDEEVFIIGGGKIYEQTMDIVDKLEVTLVKADLQADTFFPKIDPKIWKKTDEICHEKDEKNQHDFCFQTFERI
- a CDS encoding DUF2892 domain-containing protein, with the translated sequence MNKYIKIAVAAVLILLGLWMIIFTREKGWGIVVFLLAAAPILLFFKNEYILLAFWQLRKQNMEKAGEWLKNITDYKNQLHKTQYGYFHYLMGLTQAQDHPTKVEPFMKKALEYGLNMKHDRAMATLNLAAAAISKGRKQEGQKLLDEAKRLDSAGMMTDQIKMMKEQLKMPTMQKHMHNPNMRNRGKFF
- a CDS encoding monovalent cation:proton antiporter-2 (CPA2) family protein, with translation METSLAMNTLIFLGVAIIMVPLARKFGLSSVIGYIAGGIIIGPYVLKLTGKDVNDIMHASEFGVIMLLFLVGLELEPRKFWDMRKKIVGLGLTQMLLTISLLFLVFIWAGWKIDKAIAVAMCFALSSTAIVLQTLQEKNNLKTLAGEASFSTLLFQDIAVIPILAILPLIANYKSRHHDNEIQVLIQTLPEWMQFATVILGVVILILLGRYVFVPFLRYVSKSGMSELLTASSLFLVIGVSELMVAIGLSPALGAFLAGVMLANSEFRHELEAQIDPFKGLLLAVFFVSVGSTMNFNVIQKDPTFIFTTVFAVLAIKFVVLFLIGKFFKIDTPQSLFYAFALSQVGEFAFVLINYASSLYLLPSELNAQMMVVTAITMCITPFLLIINDKLITPRFIKEVPDPDNDFNILDGNIQQKKIIIVGFGHFGSTVGRLLKANKIPATVLDRDSDRVKLLRSYGFKVYYGDATKIPTLRAAGIEDAEILVLCLDDPEDNKFVADIVRENYPQVKIFVRAKNRIDSYEYLNSGIHNIYRETLGTAVDMAVDVLHATGMRKYAARRLGQRFMTIDKASIRKLAKSDHDDEIHLFTTKEILLREEELLAYDNLNFDNQQWEDSSNDEEDEDEN
- a CDS encoding TPM domain-containing protein gives rise to the protein MKLRSLKIVFSFLLVCFYTFVSAQYTIPPKPDVLYPVYDDANLLKQEEKDALNKKLIAFADSTSTEIEVVIIPSTKGEDINFLATMFGEKWGIGKKDVDNGIVFLIATEDHTMSIQQGRAVEQYLTASVAGQILDYIVTPHFKQGEWYEGINGGTSAIMEAVQGKFKPLNNRESGNGDGSIFKIIIIAFVIFIIIAILFGNKGGGKGGGNYDDDDVILSRRGRRNYPGGFFPFPGSFGGGGFGGGSSGGGGGGFGGFGGGGSFGGGGASGGW
- a CDS encoding D-alanine--D-alanine ligase, with translation MSKKQVAVVMGGYSDEYVVSLKSGQLIYDSLDRNLYDVYKVVILKDEWYFLGENEQKFLINRGDFSVTLHDNETLKFDVCFNIIHGTPGENGILQAYWDAIGQKYTGCDFYQSALTFNKKDTLAVLSKYGIPSAKSVYLRKGEEIKVDEIIETLGLPVFVKPNQSGSSLGISKVKEKAEFLAATEIAFKEDDEILIESFLDGMEVSVGVIDYKGETIVLGITEIVPTNEFFDYEAKYEGASEEITPARIDDKTRIRVEEIAKRAYNSLGMSGFSRSEYILMDGIPYMLEMNTNPGFSPASILPQQAKIYGISITDLCGNEVEKALHKN
- a CDS encoding four helix bundle protein; protein product: MDFNQLFRDRTKDFSISIIKSLSPLPYSDDLSIIRKQIIRSATSVAANYRAVARARSEKERFAKICIVVEEIDETQFWLEIIDELEYLDSGKISNLRSKCDELVKVMTAYKFKLSQNTTL
- a CDS encoding NAD(P)H-dependent oxidoreductase, producing the protein MKKTLVVFAHPYLEHSNSNAELINFYVRHQHFTLRDIYEEYPNFHIAAFRERKRIKNYDRFIFQFPLIWFGMPPLLKLWIDEVFDRDWLKEDHHNPLEGKEVYILVTTGGKERSFSKEGTYQFTVEELISGLIVSLNVFKANIKNIKIVYEANKLSKKEIIVHKQQFVELLNQ
- the coaD gene encoding pantetheine-phosphate adenylyltransferase, giving the protein MKIAVFPGSFDPITLGHYDIIERAAPLFDKLIIAIGQNSQKKYMFPLEKRMEFIQNSVAEFPNVEVDYFEGLTVDYCFEKNAQYIIRGLRNPADFEFEKAIAHTNRTLAHKKLETVFLLTSSGKSFISSSIVREIINHGGEYELLVPDSVRVQL
- a CDS encoding PASTA domain-containing protein; this encodes MLKSLFNWKVLLNLVVAIGVFVGLVWLTFRWLEYHTNHGQEIPVPNIVNKSVQEAIKILDDSGLEYEVDSFNYDPKYRPFQVLQVYPVPGSRVKDGRAIQLRVNPRTWAKVEVPDVINKYSGLAFQRLEQVGLKVGDTIFEPSIQKDAVIRILYNGNEVKPKTKLARFSVVDVVIGSGPLRNIAIPNVVGLTVKEARQVIARSMFEVGLVDHEDGSKDESDVIYYQDPAAGDVRDQGMQIDLWASKKTLAELSAKIEQLNSTYRMKVDTALPPIQYQEMPVRQEPSQEVPPPPVTPKRETPKPSTDAAKTDASKTTVKSTKPVTENKSKTTTSNTGSSSGNNQSASSNKSAATPAKPAEKPKAKKVVVE
- a CDS encoding trimeric intracellular cation channel family protein → MHEQFNFAIEVLGTISFSMSGSFAAMQKRLDPFGVLIIAFVTSVGGGTVRDLLLDIPVFWMHDLLTCALIILTSIFTMIFKSFEKNFRVTLFIFDSFGLGLFTIIGVQKGLNADIHPLICIGLGTITGCFGGIIRDILLNRIPLIFRKEIYATACIVGGSAFLLLTKFTTLTYTIVQIFTILLIVSIRTLAVKYHWQIPKFYGYENNSEM